From Amphiura filiformis unplaced genomic scaffold, Afil_fr2py scaffold_65, whole genome shotgun sequence, a single genomic window includes:
- the LOC140144592 gene encoding LOW QUALITY PROTEIN: uncharacterized protein (The sequence of the model RefSeq protein was modified relative to this genomic sequence to represent the inferred CDS: inserted 1 base in 1 codon), translating into MTSKNPKTRRRGKETSSSVPTMSMVATPKHTKRSSEPWSEDTIPLLFTPPAGEPNTVSELTDHIHKSFDKFQKFVKSTLDSLMKKMTELETNLNRSIEFQSTRIDDLEKQVGPLVTENQKLTGEIANLKQKLEMHESSLNKQERFSRRNNVRIVGVPTTAGEKCIEIVEDILSSKFNMADTVVERAHRDGRGNDGKSPHILVKFLSYRDKIDVLRSSKSELKSESYFIVDDLTKQDLDEKKKWXKEVKSLYNRGVKLRFVAGKWRQNGQVYSFSSD; encoded by the exons ATGACTTCTAAAAACCCAAAAACCCGTCGACGCGGCAAGGAAACATCATCATCCGTACCAACGATGTCAATGGTTGCTACACCAAAACACACAAAGAGGTCGTCCGAGCCTTGGTCCGAGGATACCATACCATTGCTATTCACCCCACCTGCCGGCGAGCCGAATACTGTATCAGAATTAACAGATCACATCCACAAATCGtttgacaagtttcaaaaatttgTGAAGTCAACGTTGGACAGCCTTATGAAGAAAATGACGGAACTAGAAACGAATTTGAATCGTTCTATAGAATTCCAGTCAACACGAATTGACGACCTGGAGAAACAGGTAGGCCCACTTGTGACTGAAAATCAAAAACTCACAGGTGAGATTGCAAACCTAAAACAGAAACTTGAAATGCATGAATCAAGTCTAAACAAGCAAGAACGCTTCTCACGAAGAAACAACGTGAGAATAGTGGGAGTGCCAACAACAGCAGGTGAGAAATGTATTGAAATTGTTGAAGACATTTTGAGTTCCAAATTCAACATGGCCGACACAGTAGTAGAGAGAGCTCATCGAGATGGCAGAGGGAATGATGGAAAATCTCCTCACATTTTAGTGAAGTTTTTGTCATATAGGGACAAAATAGATGTACTGAGATCATCCAAATCTGAGCTGAAGTCTGAATCATACTTCATTGTAGATGACTTAACAAAACAAGATCTGGATGAAAAGAAGAAAT GGAAAGAAGTGAAGAGTTTGTATAACAGAGGTGTTAAATTGCGTTTCGTTGCAGGAAAATGGAGACAGAACGGACAAGTTTATTCATTTAGTTCGGACTAA